The following proteins are co-located in the Haloplanus sp. HW8-1 genome:
- a CDS encoding PQQ-binding-like beta-propeller repeat protein, whose protein sequence is MPPEDSDPDPDPDPSRAPALVERLAAPEPSVRRDAIERLASLAETHPARVARGASAIRDRLDDPDPAVRAIACRLVGTLGLVDAESRLRERRLDDDPAVSEAARDALDRLDGAEPVVPADGTEPITPEDGGRSARDDPAATRTAGTASPAADAWPAVRFDASNTGHAPSGTGPTASVAGRWLVSLSDRNPKGHTPPTVADGRVYVGDDGELVALSAADGSVRWTTDAGGHDDPAPPVTDGTVYVPDAESLRALDAADGDERWVGRTPGDVRGPPAVADGVVYAGTDEGTVVALSAADGTEYWRADAGTAVYGPPAVTERRVLVVAEQGTVVALDTADGSERWRFETDHRSSFSPTVHDGTVYASSMGAVHALSATDGRESWTVTTERGVTGEPAVADGRVYVGMRERLCALDATDGSERWVFGIEHLAHAAPAVVGGTVYVGAAGAMHPTFGSVHALDAADGTERWRFESEETGFGAPAVAGGCVYVIGGDGLYALAASG, encoded by the coding sequence ATGCCACCCGAGGACAGCGACCCCGACCCCGACCCCGACCCGAGTCGGGCGCCCGCACTCGTCGAGCGACTCGCCGCCCCGGAGCCCTCGGTCCGGCGCGACGCGATCGAGCGCCTCGCGTCGCTGGCCGAGACGCATCCGGCCCGCGTCGCCCGGGGGGCGTCGGCGATCCGCGACCGCCTCGACGACCCCGACCCTGCCGTCCGCGCGATTGCGTGTCGACTCGTCGGCACGCTCGGCCTCGTCGACGCCGAGTCACGGCTTCGGGAGCGGCGCCTCGACGACGACCCGGCGGTGAGCGAGGCCGCACGCGACGCACTCGACCGCCTCGACGGCGCCGAACCGGTCGTTCCCGCCGACGGAACGGAACCGATCACTCCCGAGGACGGGGGCCGGAGCGCGCGCGACGATCCGGCGGCGACGCGGACGGCCGGGACCGCCTCACCTGCCGCCGACGCGTGGCCGGCGGTCCGGTTCGACGCGTCCAACACCGGACACGCCCCGTCCGGAACGGGACCGACCGCGAGCGTCGCCGGTCGGTGGCTCGTCTCGCTGTCGGATCGGAACCCGAAGGGACACACACCCCCGACGGTGGCCGACGGGCGCGTCTACGTCGGCGACGACGGGGAACTCGTCGCCCTCTCGGCGGCCGACGGCTCCGTTCGGTGGACCACCGACGCCGGTGGCCACGACGACCCGGCGCCGCCAGTCACCGACGGGACCGTCTACGTCCCGGACGCCGAGAGCCTGCGGGCACTGGACGCCGCCGACGGCGACGAACGGTGGGTCGGTCGGACGCCCGGCGACGTGCGTGGGCCGCCGGCGGTGGCGGACGGCGTCGTCTACGCCGGCACCGACGAGGGGACCGTCGTCGCCCTCTCGGCGGCCGACGGGACCGAGTACTGGCGCGCCGATGCCGGCACCGCGGTGTACGGGCCGCCGGCGGTGACCGAGCGGCGCGTCCTGGTCGTGGCCGAGCAGGGGACGGTCGTGGCGCTGGACACCGCCGACGGGAGCGAACGGTGGCGGTTCGAGACCGACCACCGGTCGTCGTTCTCGCCGACGGTCCACGACGGAACTGTCTACGCGTCGAGTATGGGCGCCGTCCACGCGCTCTCGGCGACCGACGGGCGCGAGTCGTGGACGGTCACCACGGAGCGGGGCGTGACCGGCGAGCCGGCGGTGGCCGACGGCCGCGTCTACGTCGGGATGCGGGAACGGCTGTGTGCGCTGGATGCCACCGACGGGAGCGAGCGCTGGGTCTTCGGTATCGAACACCTCGCGCACGCAGCGCCCGCTGTCGTCGGCGGGACCGTCTACGTCGGCGCCGCCGGCGCGATGCACCCGACGTTCGGAAGCGTCCACGCGCTCGACGCTGCCGACGGGACGGAGCGGTGGCGGTTCGAGAGCGAGGAGACGGGGTTCGGCGCTCCGGCGGTGGCCGGCGGGTGTGTCTACGTGATCGGCGGCGACGGCCTCTACGCGCTGGCCGCTTCCGGGTGA
- a CDS encoding DUF7521 family protein translates to MSHLGIVLIAVKTGTLLLGSLITFLSLKAYRRTGTPALRALGIGFGLITTGALLAGVGHQFTALSLSQSVVIESSLTLVGFAVIVYSLYAE, encoded by the coding sequence ATGAGTCACCTCGGCATCGTACTCATCGCGGTCAAGACCGGCACGCTCCTGCTCGGCAGTCTCATCACGTTCCTCTCGCTCAAGGCCTACCGACGAACCGGGACGCCGGCGCTCCGTGCGCTCGGTATCGGCTTCGGGCTGATCACCACCGGGGCTCTCCTGGCGGGCGTCGGCCATCAGTTCACCGCGCTCTCGCTCTCCCAGTCGGTCGTCATCGAGAGCAGCCTCACGCTCGTCGGGTTCGCGGTCATCGTCTACTCGCTGTACGCCGAGTGA
- a CDS encoding winged helix-turn-helix domain-containing protein: MVRDPLSGDDPLDLQSVLDALDDADCRTIIEHLDEPMTATEVSEECDIPMSTTYRKLDLLTEASLLAEGTEIRPDGHHATRYEVDFDAVAIGLTEDRTLDVTIDRPSRTADERLASLWGEVRKET; the protein is encoded by the coding sequence ATGGTGCGCGACCCGTTGTCGGGCGACGATCCGCTCGACCTGCAGTCGGTGCTGGACGCGCTCGACGACGCCGACTGCCGGACCATCATCGAGCACCTCGACGAGCCGATGACGGCAACCGAGGTGTCCGAGGAGTGTGATATTCCCATGTCTACGACTTACAGAAAGCTCGACCTTCTGACGGAGGCGTCGTTGCTCGCCGAGGGGACGGAGATCAGGCCCGACGGCCACCACGCAACCCGCTACGAAGTCGACTTCGACGCCGTCGCCATCGGACTGACAGAGGACCGGACCCTCGATGTGACCATCGACCGCCCGTCCCGTACCGCCGACGAACGACTGGCGTCGCTGTGGGGAGAGGTGCGAAAGGAGACATGA
- a CDS encoding pterin cluster protein: MSATTDAEGGAEPTGTTVALHATGHVRDAMTKPHQKFTFEGDTLRDLLETLFDEQPDLAEMLIAETEAEATTEGWAKPPENLPGTWHKNPEGEQTKPYARVLVNGKFNEVLDGFDTKIEDQDRVSLVYPFIFCC, translated from the coding sequence ATGAGCGCGACCACTGACGCCGAGGGCGGGGCGGAACCGACGGGAACGACGGTGGCACTCCACGCGACGGGCCACGTCCGCGACGCGATGACGAAACCCCACCAAAAGTTCACGTTCGAGGGGGACACTCTCCGCGATCTGCTGGAGACGCTGTTCGACGAGCAACCGGATCTCGCGGAGATGCTGATCGCCGAGACGGAGGCCGAAGCGACGACCGAGGGGTGGGCGAAACCCCCGGAGAACCTCCCGGGAACGTGGCACAAGAATCCCGAGGGCGAACAGACGAAACCCTACGCCCGGGTGCTGGTCAACGGGAAGTTCAACGAAGTCCTCGATGGCTTCGACACGAAAATCGAGGATCAGGACCGCGTGAGTCTGGTCTATCCGTTCATCTTCTGCTGTTGA
- the nirK gene encoding copper-containing nitrite reductase — MFETTRRRALQALGIGGAATVAGCSAEAPTAAETETQRQQVEGTPTTTTDQVAADPTDIPGPIDRDQPETHEITLAMEEVTAEIEPGVTFDYMTFDGQVPGPMIRVRQGDTVDLTVENPSENALPHNVDLHAVYGTGGGSVATTAAPGQENAMRFKATYPGAFIYHCAVPNLDMHISAGMFGMILVEPAGGLPEVDRELYFGQHEVYTDGEVGQQGKHSFDIESMKNENPTYVLLNGEKYAWAAANRGPIEVNQGERVRVFMVDGGPNYSSNFHPIGNVWKRAYRDGGVPENGDFEAYADKNIQTMKVPPGSCMIGEMDTPVPERIKLVDHALSRVARRGMLAEVDVLGDEREELYDPDAHGTSQEGPQYA; from the coding sequence ATGTTCGAAACTACTCGGCGGCGGGCGCTACAGGCGCTCGGTATCGGCGGTGCAGCCACGGTGGCAGGGTGCAGCGCGGAGGCACCGACGGCTGCTGAGACGGAAACACAGCGCCAACAGGTCGAGGGGACGCCGACGACGACGACGGATCAGGTGGCGGCCGATCCGACCGACATCCCCGGCCCGATCGATCGGGACCAGCCGGAAACCCACGAAATAACGCTGGCGATGGAGGAGGTGACCGCCGAGATCGAGCCCGGCGTCACCTTCGATTACATGACTTTCGACGGCCAGGTACCCGGCCCGATGATCCGCGTCCGACAGGGTGATACGGTCGACCTGACCGTCGAGAACCCGTCCGAGAACGCGCTTCCACACAACGTCGACCTCCACGCCGTCTACGGGACTGGGGGTGGCTCGGTGGCGACGACCGCCGCACCGGGACAGGAAAACGCCATGAGGTTCAAGGCGACTTACCCCGGCGCGTTCATCTACCACTGTGCCGTGCCGAACCTCGATATGCACATCAGCGCCGGCATGTTCGGCATGATCCTCGTCGAGCCGGCGGGTGGCCTGCCCGAGGTGGATCGGGAACTCTACTTCGGCCAGCACGAGGTCTACACCGATGGCGAGGTCGGCCAGCAGGGCAAACATAGCTTCGACATCGAGTCGATGAAAAACGAGAATCCGACGTACGTCCTGCTGAACGGCGAGAAGTACGCGTGGGCGGCCGCAAACCGCGGCCCGATCGAAGTCAACCAGGGCGAGCGCGTCCGGGTGTTCATGGTCGACGGCGGCCCCAACTACTCCAGTAACTTCCACCCCATCGGGAACGTCTGGAAGCGGGCCTACCGGGACGGCGGCGTCCCCGAAAACGGGGATTTCGAGGCCTACGCCGACAAGAACATCCAGACGATGAAGGTGCCGCCGGGAAGTTGTATGATCGGCGAGATGGACACGCCGGTCCCCGAGCGGATCAAACTCGTCGACCACGCCCTCAGCCGGGTCGCGCGCCGCGGCATGCTGGCCGAAGTCGACGTCCTTGGCGACGAGCGCGAGGAGCTATACGATCCCGACGCCCACGGAACCAGCCAGGAAGGCCCCCAGTACGCCTGA
- a CDS encoding helix-turn-helix domain-containing protein, with protein MPTARLAVTLPADTWIADLSLRYPDATFRVLAALPDDETGVGLVEITAPDLETVLSRLDETPDVRVFEVLHRGDDRALVQFETDEPLLLLSIRNSRAPFEPPVTIVDGVADLEITASRDRLSSLADQFRTFGLEFDVRSVRTSVDPESVVSDRQHELIETAIDLGYYDTPRTCTLTAIADHLDIAKSTASERLHRAESAIIRAFVADAGVVDERS; from the coding sequence ATGCCAACGGCTCGACTCGCGGTGACCCTCCCCGCGGATACCTGGATCGCCGACCTCTCCTTGCGATATCCCGACGCGACCTTCCGGGTGCTCGCGGCGCTTCCCGACGACGAGACGGGCGTCGGCCTGGTCGAGATCACGGCACCGGACCTCGAGACCGTCCTCTCGCGACTCGACGAGACGCCGGACGTCCGGGTGTTCGAGGTGCTCCACCGAGGTGACGACCGAGCGCTGGTCCAGTTCGAGACGGACGAACCGCTCTTGCTCCTCTCGATCCGCAACTCGCGGGCGCCGTTCGAACCCCCCGTCACCATCGTCGACGGCGTCGCTGACCTTGAAATCACGGCCTCCCGGGATCGACTGTCGTCGCTTGCCGACCAGTTCCGCACTTTCGGACTCGAGTTCGACGTCCGGTCGGTCCGCACCTCGGTGGACCCCGAATCGGTCGTGAGCGACCGACAGCACGAACTGATCGAGACGGCGATCGATCTGGGATATTACGATACGCCCAGGACGTGTACGCTGACGGCGATCGCGGACCATCTCGACATCGCGAAGTCGACGGCCAGCGAACGCCTTCACCGGGCCGAGAGCGCGATCATCCGGGCGTTCGTCGCCGACGCGGGCGTCGTCGACGAACGGTCCTGA
- a CDS encoding halocyanin domain-containing protein produces MSEERDARLGRRRLLRAGAGAVGAGLVGAGATGTAAAQSGPFGGWMSDVSNYDGVVDMTGSSEVAVDVGVEANNAAYGFGPAAVQVDPGTTVVWEWTGEGGMHNVVAESGASFSSELTQEAGFTFEHTFESEGVVEYFCQPHKALGMKAVVVVGDAVPEGAEVISGSPGGSGGGGGSGDGGTGDGAGGSGGDGGTGGGGSGEGDSGGLGLDQGGTLMSLTVGGALVAAFLSPIVFGVLLLLRGGDGSRSPSGEPSVEHGEPSHED; encoded by the coding sequence ATGAGCGAGGAACGCGACGCTCGGCTGGGACGGCGACGGCTGTTGCGGGCGGGCGCCGGAGCCGTCGGAGCCGGGCTGGTCGGTGCGGGAGCGACCGGAACCGCGGCGGCTCAGTCCGGGCCGTTCGGCGGGTGGATGAGCGACGTGAGCAACTACGACGGCGTCGTCGACATGACGGGATCGAGCGAGGTGGCCGTCGACGTCGGTGTCGAGGCGAACAACGCCGCGTACGGCTTCGGGCCGGCCGCCGTCCAGGTCGACCCCGGAACGACCGTCGTCTGGGAGTGGACGGGCGAGGGCGGCATGCACAACGTCGTCGCCGAGAGCGGTGCGAGTTTCTCCAGCGAGTTGACACAGGAGGCCGGCTTCACCTTCGAACACACCTTCGAATCCGAGGGCGTCGTCGAGTACTTCTGCCAACCACACAAGGCACTGGGCATGAAAGCGGTCGTCGTCGTCGGCGACGCCGTCCCCGAGGGGGCCGAAGTCATCAGCGGGAGCCCCGGTGGATCCGGCGGTGGCGGTGGGTCCGGTGACGGCGGTACCGGTGACGGCGCCGGTGGGTCCGGAGGCGACGGTGGTACCGGCGGCGGTGGGTCCGGTGAGGGCGACTCCGGTGGCCTCGGCCTCGATCAGGGCGGAACCCTAATGTCCCTGACGGTCGGCGGGGCCCTCGTCGCCGCCTTCCTCTCACCCATCGTCTTCGGGGTCCTGTTGCTGTTGCGTGGCGGAGACGGGAGCCGTTCCCCGTCCGGCGAACCGAGCGTCGAACACGGCGAGCCGAGCCACGAGGACTGA
- the purF gene encoding amidophosphoribosyltransferase has translation MAHGRDHRTPNGMTEKCGVVGVSLADRDAARPLYYSLYALQHRGQESAGIVTHDGFQQHSHVEMGLVGDVFDADDLGQLNGAAGIGHVRYPTSGGVNACCAQPFSVSFKSGSLGLAHNGNLVNAAEIRSELESLGHAFTSNGDTEVIAHDLARNLLEEDLVRAVKRTMGRIHGSYALTIMHDEAVLGVRDPEGNRPLCIGKLDDGYVLASESAAIDTLDGELVRDVAPGELIVLEPDGSGFDSYQLVDRDATAHCFFEHVYFARPDSIIDDELVYDARRNLGRQLWAESGIETDVVMPVPDSGRSFASGYAEAANDDGADVEFAEGLMKNRYVGRTFIMPTQDERERAVRLKLNPIRSTVEGKTVTIIDDSIVRGTTSTQLVDLIRDAGAEEVHVRIGAPPIVAPCYMGIDMASRDELIAADRSVEDIRETIGADSLSYLSIDAIADVLGRTKTDLCLGCVTGEYPYDIEGERTDRDVSRPAVGSESAPADD, from the coding sequence ATGGCACACGGGCGGGATCACCGTACCCCGAACGGGATGACCGAGAAGTGTGGCGTCGTCGGCGTGTCGCTAGCCGATCGCGACGCCGCTCGTCCCCTCTACTATTCGTTGTACGCGCTCCAGCACCGGGGACAGGAGTCGGCCGGCATCGTAACCCACGATGGGTTCCAGCAGCACAGCCACGTGGAGATGGGACTGGTTGGGGACGTGTTCGACGCCGACGACCTCGGCCAGCTGAACGGGGCAGCGGGGATCGGGCACGTCCGCTATCCCACCTCCGGGGGCGTCAACGCGTGCTGTGCCCAGCCGTTCTCGGTCTCGTTCAAATCCGGGTCGCTCGGCCTCGCACACAACGGCAACCTCGTCAACGCCGCGGAGATCCGCTCGGAACTGGAGTCGCTCGGCCACGCCTTCACCTCCAACGGCGATACGGAGGTGATCGCCCACGACCTCGCGCGAAACCTGCTGGAGGAGGATCTCGTACGGGCGGTGAAACGAACCATGGGCCGGATCCACGGCTCCTACGCGCTGACGATCATGCACGACGAGGCCGTCCTCGGGGTGCGCGACCCCGAGGGAAACCGGCCGCTCTGCATCGGGAAACTCGACGATGGCTACGTCCTCGCCTCCGAATCGGCGGCCATCGACACGCTCGACGGCGAACTCGTCCGCGACGTGGCGCCGGGCGAGTTGATCGTCCTCGAACCCGACGGGTCCGGCTTCGACTCCTATCAGCTCGTCGACCGCGACGCCACGGCCCACTGCTTTTTCGAACACGTCTACTTCGCTCGCCCGGACTCGATCATCGACGACGAACTCGTCTACGACGCGCGCCGGAACCTCGGGCGTCAACTCTGGGCCGAGAGTGGCATCGAGACGGACGTGGTGATGCCCGTGCCCGACTCCGGACGCTCCTTTGCCTCCGGCTACGCCGAGGCCGCGAACGACGACGGCGCCGACGTCGAGTTCGCCGAGGGACTCATGAAGAACCGCTATGTCGGCCGCACGTTCATCATGCCGACCCAAGACGAACGCGAACGCGCGGTCAGGCTGAAGCTCAACCCGATTCGGAGCACGGTCGAGGGAAAAACCGTCACGATCATCGACGACAGCATCGTCCGGGGCACCACGTCGACTCAACTGGTCGATCTGATCCGCGACGCCGGCGCCGAGGAGGTCCACGTCCGGATCGGCGCCCCGCCCATCGTCGCTCCCTGTTACATGGGCATCGACATGGCCAGCCGGGACGAACTCATCGCCGCCGACCGGAGCGTCGAGGACATCCGGGAGACCATCGGCGCCGACAGCCTCTCGTATCTCTCCATCGACGCCATCGCGGACGTCCTCGGCCGGACGAAGACTGATCTCTGTCTCGGCTGCGTGACCGGCGAGTACCCCTACGACATCGAGGGTGAACGGACCGACCGCGACGTGTCCCGACCCGCCGTCGGGAGCGAGTCCGCGCCGGCCGACGACTGA
- a CDS encoding 50S ribosomal protein L37e: MTGAGTPSQGKKNKTTHVKCRRCGEKSYHVRKKVCSSCGFGKSAKRRDYEWQNKAGE, encoded by the coding sequence ATGACCGGAGCAGGAACGCCGAGTCAGGGCAAGAAGAACAAGACGACCCACGTCAAATGTCGACGCTGCGGTGAGAAATCCTACCACGTCCGGAAGAAGGTCTGCTCGTCGTGTGGCTTCGGCAAGTCCGCCAAGCGCCGCGACTACGAGTGGCAGAACAAGGCCGGCGAGTAA
- a CDS encoding LSM domain-containing protein gives MGGRPLDVLEASLDEDVTVYLKDGRAFHGVLGGYDQHMNVVLEPGDEIAEDALGDLDVEQVDNTTIIRGDNVVTIST, from the coding sequence ATGGGCGGACGACCCCTCGACGTGCTGGAGGCCTCGCTTGACGAGGACGTGACGGTGTATCTCAAGGACGGCCGTGCGTTCCACGGAGTCCTTGGCGGCTACGACCAGCATATGAACGTCGTGCTGGAACCTGGCGACGAAATCGCCGAGGACGCCCTCGGCGATCTGGACGTCGAGCAGGTCGACAACACAACCATTATACGCGGCGATAACGTCGTGACGATAAGTACATGA
- a CDS encoding thermonuclease family protein yields the protein MYRRSLVAVAAALLLVSAGCVGLTPEPTPEAGAATATPASGTTVRVVDVVDGDTVDVRFPDGRTDTVRLLGVDTPEVHVETDPAEFEGVPDTEAGRACLRRGGEAASAFAAGRLADRRVTLRFDPAAGRRGGYDRLLAYVLVDGESFNAALLERGHARLYDSAFGERDRYAALERSAREERRGVWSCAA from the coding sequence GTGTACAGACGCTCACTCGTCGCCGTCGCCGCCGCGCTCCTTCTCGTGAGTGCCGGCTGTGTCGGCCTGACGCCGGAGCCGACGCCCGAGGCGGGGGCGGCGACGGCGACGCCCGCGAGCGGTACGACCGTCCGCGTGGTCGACGTGGTCGACGGCGACACGGTCGACGTTCGGTTCCCGGACGGGCGGACCGACACCGTTCGGCTCCTCGGCGTCGACACCCCGGAAGTCCACGTCGAGACCGATCCCGCGGAGTTCGAGGGCGTCCCCGACACCGAGGCGGGGCGGGCTTGCCTCCGACGGGGCGGCGAGGCCGCGAGTGCCTTCGCGGCCGGCCGCCTCGCGGACCGGCGGGTGACCCTCCGCTTCGACCCGGCCGCGGGACGACGCGGCGGATACGACCGGCTGCTCGCCTACGTGCTGGTCGACGGGGAGTCGTTCAACGCCGCACTGCTGGAACGCGGCCACGCCAGACTCTACGACTCGGCGTTCGGGGAACGGGACCGGTACGCCGCACTCGAACGGTCGGCCCGCGAGGAGCGGCGGGGCGTCTGGTCGTGTGCGGCCTGA
- a CDS encoding arginine--tRNA ligase, with amino-acid sequence MLGAIKRELFEGIRAAVADAGYGHDVDPSAVELEAFDDEEKGEFSSAISFAIAADAGKNPMAVADELAASHRERGLPSGVASVTVVNGHINYHLDVERMARRTLSTIDAEGSAYGAREREDPDRIVADVSSPNIAKPLHVGHLRNTILSDALMNVLEERGHDVTRDNHLGDWGTQFGNLLHEYVEFGDAEAFEADPIAHLLELYQQFERRDGLLEDVAEFGALTDGFETAVAEERAYHVDDGKEWFARLERGDEAAVERWEQFRESSIERFEAIYAELGVEFDCWLGESFYAREGWNDRVVDRALEDDVAMRGPDGSAFIPIYPDDYDDGGAPDSDGVDPSLDRAREALDEAGSVEDAAFDAFYIVKSDGSTVYGTRDLATIEYRVSEFDADQSVYVVASEQNRYFQQLFVAARKMGYSDIHLEHIDYGMISLPEGSMSTRGGQIVTVREVLDAARERARDIVAEKGRNVEGDEVDAIARKIALATVKYGMVASNRGKDVTFDIDEAVSLEGDTGPYVQYATTRAYSILDSAPAVPAVDGIDPAAFNDTDYNLLYHLGRYPLVLERCEERYDAAPLARYLLDLAHVFNSFYHKNRVLDAESAAEERLVLTDATAQVFENGLGLLGIDTLAEM; translated from the coding sequence CCATCGCTGCCGACGCCGGCAAGAACCCGATGGCCGTCGCCGACGAACTCGCGGCGAGCCACCGCGAGCGCGGACTGCCGAGCGGCGTGGCCTCCGTCACCGTCGTGAACGGCCACATCAACTACCACCTCGACGTGGAGCGGATGGCCCGCCGCACCCTCTCGACCATCGACGCCGAGGGCTCCGCGTACGGCGCCCGGGAGCGGGAGGACCCAGACCGGATCGTCGCCGACGTCTCCTCCCCGAACATCGCCAAACCCCTCCACGTGGGGCACCTGCGAAACACCATCCTGAGCGACGCGCTCATGAACGTCCTCGAGGAGCGGGGGCACGACGTGACCCGCGACAACCACCTCGGGGACTGGGGGACCCAGTTCGGTAATCTCCTCCACGAGTACGTCGAGTTCGGCGACGCCGAGGCATTCGAGGCGGACCCGATCGCCCACCTGCTCGAACTGTACCAGCAGTTCGAACGGCGCGACGGGCTGTTGGAGGACGTCGCGGAGTTCGGCGCGCTGACCGACGGGTTCGAGACGGCCGTCGCCGAGGAGCGAGCGTACCACGTCGACGACGGCAAGGAGTGGTTCGCCCGCCTCGAACGCGGCGACGAGGCGGCCGTCGAGCGCTGGGAGCAGTTCCGGGAGTCGAGCATCGAGCGCTTCGAGGCCATCTACGCGGAACTGGGCGTCGAGTTCGACTGCTGGCTCGGCGAGAGCTTCTACGCCCGCGAGGGGTGGAACGACCGGGTCGTCGACCGGGCTCTCGAAGACGACGTGGCGATGCGGGGCCCGGACGGGTCGGCGTTCATCCCCATCTATCCGGACGACTACGACGACGGCGGTGCCCCCGACTCCGACGGGGTCGACCCGTCGCTCGACCGCGCCCGCGAGGCGCTCGACGAGGCCGGCAGCGTCGAGGATGCCGCCTTCGACGCCTTCTACATCGTCAAGTCGGATGGCTCGACGGTCTACGGTACCCGGGACCTGGCGACCATCGAGTACCGCGTCAGCGAGTTCGACGCCGACCAGTCCGTGTACGTGGTCGCCAGCGAGCAGAACCGCTACTTCCAGCAGTTGTTCGTGGCCGCCCGGAAGATGGGCTACTCCGATATCCACCTCGAACATATCGACTACGGGATGATCAGCCTGCCCGAGGGGAGCATGTCGACGCGGGGCGGCCAGATCGTCACGGTTCGCGAGGTGCTCGATGCGGCCCGAGAGCGCGCCCGCGACATCGTCGCGGAGAAGGGTCGCAACGTCGAGGGCGACGAGGTGGACGCCATCGCCCGCAAGATCGCGCTCGCGACGGTGAAATACGGGATGGTCGCCTCGAATCGCGGCAAGGACGTCACCTTCGACATCGACGAAGCGGTGTCCCTGGAGGGCGACACCGGCCCCTACGTCCAGTACGCCACCACTCGTGCGTACAGCATCCTCGATTCGGCGCCGGCGGTCCCCGCCGTCGACGGAATCGATCCCGCGGCGTTCAACGACACCGACTACAACCTGCTCTATCACCTCGGGCGCTACCCACTCGTCCTCGAACGGTGCGAGGAGCGATACGACGCCGCGCCGCTCGCTCGCTATCTGCTCGATCTGGCGCACGTCTTCAACTCGTTCTATCACAAGAACCGGGTGCTCGACGCGGAGTCGGCGGCCGAGGAACGCCTCGTCCTGACCGACGCCACCGCGCAGGTGTTCGAGAACGGACTCGGACTGCTCGGCATCGACACGCTCGCCGAGATGTAG